A single window of Ctenopharyngodon idella isolate HZGC_01 chromosome 24, HZGC01, whole genome shotgun sequence DNA harbors:
- the LOC127506982 gene encoding calcitonin gene-related peptide-like isoform X1: protein MFMLKISAFLVAYAAVVCQMSSSNAAPARPASESLTDRFALMDYEARRLLSAIVKNMVQMTAEELEPTSDDSSVTAQKRACNTATCVTHRLADFLSRSGGMGSSSFVPTNVGAKAFGRRRRNSPV from the exons ATGTTCATGCTGAAGATCTCTGCCTTCCTTGTCGCTTATGCCGCAGTGGTGTGTCAGATGTCCAGCTCAAACGCTGCCCCAGCCAG ACCTGCTTCAGAGTCTCTGACAGACAGATTTGCGCTCATGGACTACGAAGCGCGGAGATTATTGAGCGCTATTGTCAAAAACATGGTGCAGATGACAGCGGAGGAACTGGAGCCGACGAGTGATGACAGCAG CGTGACGGCGCAGAAGCGCGCGTGTAACACCGCCACGTGTGTCACTCACCGGCTGGCGGACTTCCTGAGCCGCTCCGGCGGGATGGGCAGCAGCAGCTTCGTCCCGACCAACGTGGGCGCCAAAGCGTTCGGCCGCCGGAGGAGGAACTCTCCCGTGTGA
- the LOC127506982 gene encoding calcitonin-like isoform X2, translated as MFMLKISAFLVAYAAVVCQMSSSNAAPARPASESLTDRFALMDYEARRLLSAIVKNMVQMTAEELEPTSDDSSQGRFLSKRCSNLSTCVLGKLSQELHKLQTFPQTDVGAGTPGKKRSLLEGNQFTSYEETFNAI; from the exons ATGTTCATGCTGAAGATCTCTGCCTTCCTTGTCGCTTATGCCGCAGTGGTGTGTCAGATGTCCAGCTCAAACGCTGCCCCAGCCAG ACCTGCTTCAGAGTCTCTGACAGACAGATTTGCGCTCATGGACTACGAAGCGCGGAGATTATTGAGCGCTATTGTCAAAAACATGGTGCAGATGACAGCGGAGGAACTGGAGCCGACGAGTGATGACAGCAG CCAGGGCAGATTCCTGTCCAAGCGCTGCTCCAATCTCAGCACCTGCGTGCTGGGAAAACTCTCCCAGGAGCTGCACAAATTACAAACCTTCCCGCAGACGGACGTGGGCGCCGGTACGCCCGGCAAGAAGCGCAGCCTGCTCGAGGGCAATCAGTTCACGAGCTACGAGGAGACGTTTAACGCCATCTAA
- the psma1 gene encoding proteasome subunit alpha type-1, with amino-acid sequence MFRNQYDNDVTVWSPQGRIHQIEYAMEAVKQGSATVGLKSHTHAVLVALKRAQSELAAHQKKILHVDSHVGISIAGLTADARLLCNFMRQECLDSRFVFDRPLPVSRLVTLIGSKTQIPTQRYGRRPYGVGLLIAGYDDMGPHIFQTCPSANYFDCKAMSIGARSQSARTYLERHMEVFLDCNLNDLVQHGLRALRETLPAEQDLTTKNVSIGIVGKDMEFTIYDDDDVSRFLEGLEERPQRRVAQPEDEAAPAVPDEPMEH; translated from the exons ATG TTTCGTAACCAGTATGACAATGACGTGACCGTCTGGAGTCCTCAG GGGCGCATTCATCAGATTGAGTATGCGATGGAGGCCGTCAAACAGGGTTCAGCCACCGTCGGGCTCAAGTCTCACACTCACGCAGTGCTTGTGGCGCTCAAG AGAGCTCAGTCCGAGCTGGCCGCCCATCAGAAGAAGATCCTGCATGTGGACAGTCATGTGGGCATTTCCATCGCAGGACTGACAGCGGACGCCAGGCTCCTCTG TAACTTCATGCGGCAGGAGTGTCTGGACTCCAGGTTCGTCTTCGATAGACCTCTTCCAGTGTCCAGACTGGTGACGCTCATCGGAAGCA AAACGCAGATTCCCACCCAGCGCTACGGCAGACGGCCGTATGGAGTCGGGCTGCTCATCGCAGGATATGAT GACATGGGGCCGCACATCTTTCAGACCTGCCCCTCAGCCAACTACTTCGACTGTAAGGCCATGTCGATCGGCGCGCGCTCGCAGTCGGCCCGCACCTATCTGGAGAGGCACATGGAGGTCTTCCTGGACT GTAATCTGAATGATCTGGTGCAGCACGGTCTGCGTGCGCTGCGAGAGACTCTTCCTGCTGAACAGGATCTGACCACAAAG AATGTGTCAATCGGGATTGTGGGAAAGGACATGGAGTTCACCATCTATGACGATGACGACGTGTCGCGGTTCCTGGAGGGTCTGGAGGAGCGGCCACAGAGACGG GTGGCCCAGCCGGAGGATGAAGCGGCTCCAGCTGTGCCCGATGAGCCCATGGAGCACTAA